A genomic stretch from Leptospira licerasiae serovar Varillal str. VAR 010 includes:
- a CDS encoding NTP transferase domain-containing protein has protein sequence MKAFFPCAGFGTRMGEWTKSLPKPILKINNIPLIYYSLFHAKSWGVEDGILNLHYLGEKIQEELKDFKDFRLHFSMETPEILGTGGGIRTGIDRFWNLQDDFLILNPDFILFPEPGFNPWPSKEDQKKFDCILYLAKIPENANYTGLSLHADLVRFEVGGYFYLGLSWMKAECLSDLEPNKTYDLADTFRKLSAQNRLGGKIFPGRFLDLGEKQFYEKYKDTDFSDRLSANWIEFKNRISS, from the coding sequence ATGAAGGCATTTTTTCCATGTGCGGGTTTTGGGACCAGAATGGGAGAATGGACCAAGTCGCTCCCTAAACCTATTTTAAAGATCAATAATATTCCTCTCATCTATTATTCTCTATTTCATGCAAAATCCTGGGGCGTAGAAGACGGAATCTTAAACCTACATTATTTAGGCGAGAAAATCCAAGAAGAGTTAAAAGATTTTAAGGACTTCCGACTACATTTCTCGATGGAAACTCCTGAAATTTTAGGAACCGGCGGCGGAATTCGCACAGGGATCGATAGATTCTGGAATTTACAGGACGACTTTTTAATTTTAAATCCGGATTTTATTCTTTTTCCAGAGCCTGGATTTAATCCCTGGCCAAGCAAAGAAGATCAAAAAAAGTTCGACTGTATATTATATTTAGCTAAAATTCCCGAAAATGCAAATTACACAGGCCTGAGCTTACATGCCGATTTAGTCCGATTCGAAGTGGGAGGATATTTTTATTTGGGACTTTCTTGGATGAAAGCAGAATGTCTTTCCGATCTGGAACCGAACAAAACTTATGATCTTGCGGATACGTTTCGTAAACTTTCCGCCCAAAACAGACTCGGCGGTAAAATTTTCCCAGGCAGATTTTTGGATCTGGGTGAAAAGCAGTTTTATGAGAAATATAAGGATACCGATTTTTCGGATCGGCTTTCGGCGAATTGGATAGAGTTCAAAAACAGAATTTCTTCTTAA
- a CDS encoding phosphotransferase: MNEVLSEIDFRFLAIDGKFPEKIDSINPEASARRYYRATYPDSSTKILCKDQVFQHDFQEVGHFLEHHGFKVPKIYKTDIFNKLMLLSDEGDSDLSSIREDAEYRTYLVKSLEILVSLQKTRPEPPVSTREFDYEKLNFENKFTFSSYINFSEMFKLKTKLRPEVVFFLEEASGFLAEYKEKVFCHRDFHARNIMLSPTGELTLIDFQDARMGTPFYDLSSLLYDAYRPIPFAMRQGLFLLFLKLSDNRFKKPRECYYLQCLQRSYKALGSYFMLVADKKQDKYRQSVLNCLDNLLEIVQVGLFPDQLFLFFHLLKKELSDNTLFLEKL; this comes from the coding sequence ATGAACGAAGTTTTAAGCGAGATAGATTTTCGCTTCCTTGCGATAGACGGAAAATTTCCTGAAAAGATAGACTCAATCAATCCGGAGGCTTCCGCACGCAGATATTATCGAGCAACATATCCGGACAGTTCTACAAAGATATTATGCAAAGACCAAGTCTTTCAGCACGACTTTCAAGAAGTGGGCCATTTTCTAGAACACCACGGTTTCAAGGTACCTAAAATATATAAGACAGATATATTCAATAAGCTCATGCTTCTTTCCGACGAAGGAGATTCCGATCTAAGCTCTATCCGAGAAGACGCAGAATACAGGACCTACTTAGTAAAATCTTTGGAAATTTTAGTCTCCCTTCAAAAAACCAGGCCGGAACCTCCTGTTTCCACTCGGGAGTTCGACTATGAAAAATTGAATTTTGAAAATAAGTTTACATTTTCTTCATATATAAACTTCTCCGAGATGTTTAAACTTAAGACAAAGCTCAGACCTGAGGTGGTTTTTTTTCTGGAAGAAGCTTCCGGATTTTTAGCGGAGTATAAGGAGAAGGTATTCTGTCATAGGGACTTTCACGCTCGAAATATCATGCTTTCCCCTACTGGAGAGTTGACTCTGATCGATTTCCAGGACGCAAGAATGGGAACTCCATTTTACGATCTTTCCAGTCTGTTATACGACGCTTATAGGCCGATCCCATTTGCAATGAGACAGGGACTTTTTCTACTCTTTCTAAAACTAAGCGATAATAGATTCAAAAAACCGAGAGAATGTTATTATTTGCAGTGTTTACAAAGATCTTACAAAGCGCTAGGATCTTATTTTATGTTGGTGGCGGATAAGAAACAGGATAAATACAGACAGAGTGTATTGAACTGTTTGGATAATCTATTAGAGATCGTTCAAGTAGGACTTTTTCCGGATCAATTGTTCTTATTCTTTCATCTTTTAAAAAAAGAATTATCCGATAATACTCTATTTTTGGAAAAACTCTAG
- a CDS encoding hybrid sensor histidine kinase/response regulator → MTRERNPNVLIIDDEAEIRTALERVISREGYHVFLAEDFESAMRIVRDYAVDIVISDILMGGKDGIEVAREIKKYNSNIPVILITGNPQLHTAEEALRNRVFDYISKPVSRQNILAALENARKEKEDRDRKSKKILKAVREKTHLAQQSKDLNYRNSLILETTGDCVITLDEDLLIRGANEAAVRNFGYEENEIVGQKITLLISEENTEAYLERIAHLMSRKSDHNIARLHNAELISRNGEKFNFDISVCRYELNGKTYYTGIARDITQKNIISEKLIDAERRAFLTTIASSIGHEINNALTAIQGFIEVARLPDADEPIKDKAISVTWNQITKLKNLTFNLLQLGKPGDSGRDKEDLDLNEVVESVIEVFRKTTRLKYCEIVFNRNSERTSVHSNADQLSLLFSNIFLNSADATDNKGRIEISVGEKNHHPMVKIKDNGIGMSKDILNKIFQPYFTTKKTGQGTGLGMFVAKEIADVFGIRIEIDSEPEKGTEFRLVFPDKLQN, encoded by the coding sequence ATGACAAGGGAAAGAAATCCCAACGTCCTGATCATCGACGACGAAGCGGAAATCAGAACCGCTCTGGAACGAGTGATCTCTAGAGAAGGATATCACGTCTTTCTTGCGGAGGATTTTGAATCCGCAATGAGGATTGTGAGAGATTACGCGGTAGATATCGTAATTTCAGATATTCTAATGGGCGGCAAAGATGGGATCGAAGTCGCAAGAGAGATCAAAAAATATAATTCTAATATTCCCGTCATACTTATTACAGGCAACCCTCAACTTCATACTGCGGAAGAAGCTCTTAGAAATAGAGTATTCGATTATATTTCCAAACCTGTCAGTAGACAAAACATTCTAGCCGCTCTGGAGAATGCCCGTAAAGAAAAAGAGGATAGAGATAGAAAATCCAAAAAGATCCTGAAAGCGGTCCGAGAAAAAACCCATCTTGCACAACAATCCAAAGATTTAAATTATCGTAATAGTTTAATCTTAGAAACTACCGGCGACTGCGTGATCACTTTGGATGAAGATCTATTGATCCGGGGAGCGAACGAAGCTGCCGTCCGAAATTTCGGATATGAAGAGAATGAGATCGTAGGACAAAAGATCACACTTCTGATCTCTGAAGAGAACACAGAGGCGTATCTGGAAAGGATCGCTCATTTGATGAGCCGTAAATCGGATCATAATATAGCAAGATTGCATAATGCGGAATTGATCAGTCGAAACGGAGAAAAATTCAATTTCGATATTTCGGTATGTAGATACGAATTGAACGGTAAAACATATTATACCGGGATCGCAAGAGATATCACTCAAAAGAATATCATCTCCGAAAAACTCATTGATGCAGAAAGAAGAGCGTTCTTAACGACAATCGCATCTAGTATCGGTCATGAGATCAATAACGCACTCACAGCCATCCAAGGATTTATAGAAGTTGCAAGACTTCCGGATGCCGACGAACCGATTAAAGACAAAGCAATCTCGGTCACTTGGAACCAGATCACCAAACTGAAGAATCTCACTTTCAACCTATTACAACTCGGAAAACCTGGAGATTCAGGTAGAGACAAAGAAGATCTGGATCTAAACGAAGTAGTGGAATCCGTAATAGAGGTTTTCAGAAAGACAACCCGTTTAAAATATTGCGAGATCGTATTTAATAGAAATTCCGAAAGAACATCCGTACATTCTAACGCGGATCAATTGAGTCTTTTATTCTCTAATATCTTTTTAAATTCAGCGGATGCAACGGATAACAAAGGAAGAATTGAGATCTCTGTGGGCGAAAAAAATCATCATCCAATGGTTAAGATCAAGGATAACGGGATCGGGATGAGCAAAGATATTTTGAATAAAATATTCCAACCCTATTTCACTACTAAAAAAACCGGCCAAGGTACAGGCCTTGGAATGTTCGTAGCAAAAGAGATAGCTGACGTGTTCGGAATTAGAATAGAAATCGATTCTGAGCCGGAAAAAGGCACCGAATTCCGCTTGGTCTTTCCGGACAAATTGCAGAACTAG
- a CDS encoding ATP-binding protein — MKNRELVLLLEKAFFPAQEGILILEPGSYSILGSNPKACSILGYDPDELNTLSLSDLLARPDSIGSYGNGAEELGISLLWNLRKRNGSLLLADFTINAFSETPNSPLIFHIYQRSEIREIELRLYYLQSILRSLRLLKLNLRSLRLSSESTLFQKICDTLKENPHYSLVWGFYRREDGTDQILIQSDLDSKWRKNLESAWEEKKSKSPFETLIEGKEQFHIHEFGSNVYPEWEEALVAKDFKRSLSLIIREEGKIIGGIQIISRENMAFDSGENYLYFEIVEDLLSSLQYLRIEKQRRETAKILQFQGALLNSLEVPLLSTDDEGFITYVNNNISTLLGISKEEIIGVQVRELLKLEPEAMDMILLGSRAETRITIRGRHEVPFLLASSSLKDDYGNRIGTILLLLDISEQKKNEELIRASEMKLRNLFASMNNGIVILDPQGKVLEVAPILKFYLFQFLNVDVEDDFPSLFPEEAQKGILVKLEECIRTQRAAYFDFSMVLLGEEENYFSIKFLPLKKYQDLPVAAMLIFSDVTQTKILDRQLYETAKFASIGEIAAGIAHEVNNPLQSSLLYLEDLLEHEDPDPIERKKVYKRIEGAALRIRDLIKGLLDLGRRAPRKKELVSPYFILLRACELIEVSCKKNGIELKRVTNPELPQIHVAWQEIEQVLINCLVNAVNAISEMEHKPTTPLIQVSARKELYLNGEMVSFTIQDNGPGMNAEVAEKAFLPLYTTRRTKQGTGLGLTISQRIITDHGGTIHLESNPGQGTKVTVRVPVGKV, encoded by the coding sequence ATGAAGAACCGGGAATTAGTTCTATTATTAGAAAAGGCCTTCTTTCCCGCCCAGGAAGGAATTCTAATCTTAGAACCCGGGAGTTATAGTATACTCGGTTCAAATCCTAAGGCATGCTCCATCTTAGGATACGATCCGGATGAATTAAATACACTTAGCCTCAGCGACCTACTCGCTCGACCGGACAGCATCGGGAGTTACGGGAACGGAGCGGAAGAATTAGGCATCTCTCTCCTCTGGAATTTGAGGAAAAGGAACGGATCACTTCTTCTCGCCGACTTTACGATCAACGCATTCTCCGAAACTCCAAACTCACCTTTAATTTTTCATATCTACCAAAGATCGGAGATCAGAGAGATAGAACTCAGATTATATTATCTACAAAGTATTCTGAGGTCTCTCCGACTTTTAAAATTGAATTTAAGATCTCTCCGTTTGAGTTCGGAGAGCACACTCTTCCAAAAGATCTGCGATACCCTTAAGGAAAATCCTCATTATAGTTTGGTCTGGGGTTTTTATAGAAGAGAAGACGGAACCGATCAGATACTGATCCAATCCGATCTAGATTCTAAGTGGAGAAAAAATTTAGAATCCGCTTGGGAAGAAAAAAAATCCAAATCTCCTTTCGAAACTCTTATAGAAGGAAAGGAACAATTCCATATTCATGAATTCGGTTCCAATGTATATCCGGAATGGGAAGAAGCGTTAGTCGCAAAAGATTTCAAACGGTCTTTAAGCCTGATCATTCGAGAGGAAGGTAAAATTATAGGCGGGATCCAGATCATTTCTAGAGAGAACATGGCATTCGATTCCGGTGAGAATTATCTGTATTTCGAGATAGTGGAGGATCTTCTTTCTTCTCTTCAATATTTAAGGATCGAAAAACAAAGAAGGGAAACCGCAAAAATCCTACAATTCCAAGGCGCACTCTTAAATTCACTGGAAGTCCCTCTTTTATCAACGGACGACGAAGGATTTATCACTTATGTGAACAATAATATCAGCACTCTATTAGGGATTTCTAAAGAAGAGATCATTGGAGTCCAGGTCAGGGAACTTTTAAAATTAGAACCGGAAGCTATGGATATGATCCTTTTGGGTTCCAGGGCGGAAACCAGGATCACGATACGCGGCAGGCATGAAGTCCCGTTCTTATTAGCTTCTTCCTCGTTAAAAGACGATTATGGGAACAGGATCGGGACAATCTTACTTCTTTTAGATATTTCCGAACAAAAGAAGAATGAAGAGTTGATCCGCGCCTCCGAAATGAAACTTCGGAATTTATTCGCCTCAATGAATAACGGGATCGTAATATTAGATCCGCAGGGGAAAGTACTGGAAGTAGCTCCCATTCTGAAATTTTATCTATTCCAATTCTTGAATGTGGATGTGGAGGACGATTTCCCTTCCCTCTTCCCTGAAGAAGCTCAAAAAGGTATTTTGGTCAAATTGGAAGAATGTATCCGCACACAAAGAGCGGCCTACTTCGATTTCTCGATGGTATTGTTGGGAGAAGAAGAAAATTACTTTTCTATAAAGTTTCTTCCTCTCAAAAAATACCAAGATCTCCCTGTCGCTGCAATGTTAATATTCTCGGATGTGACCCAAACAAAGATATTGGACAGACAATTGTATGAGACCGCAAAATTCGCCTCGATCGGAGAGATAGCGGCAGGTATCGCTCACGAGGTCAACAACCCGCTCCAATCCAGTTTATTATATTTAGAAGATCTTTTAGAACATGAAGATCCGGACCCGATTGAAAGAAAAAAAGTCTACAAAAGAATTGAAGGAGCCGCTTTAAGGATCAGAGATCTAATCAAAGGCCTTTTGGACTTGGGAAGAAGAGCGCCTAGGAAAAAAGAATTGGTCTCTCCTTATTTTATCCTTCTAAGAGCCTGCGAGCTCATCGAAGTGAGTTGTAAAAAGAATGGAATCGAATTGAAACGAGTCACTAATCCGGAACTTCCTCAAATCCATGTTGCTTGGCAGGAAATCGAACAAGTATTGATCAATTGTCTAGTAAATGCAGTTAACGCAATTTCGGAAATGGAACATAAACCGACCACTCCATTAATACAAGTTTCCGCACGAAAAGAATTATATTTGAACGGAGAGATGGTGAGTTTTACCATTCAAGATAACGGTCCCGGAATGAACGCCGAAGTCGCAGAAAAGGCCTTTCTACCTTTGTATACGACCAGGAGAACCAAACAGGGAACAGGACTTGGATTGACTATCTCTCAGCGGATCATCACCGATCACGGCGGGACCATTCATTTGGAATCCAATCCGGGACAAGGCACCAAGGTCACTGTCCGAGTGCCTGTAGGAAAGGTATGA
- a CDS encoding alpha/beta fold hydrolase, giving the protein MDFVYELFLRNYTRQKIKFMEKELGFQRLHVDLGGHKIFFLKRPSAQGSDKTLFFIHGLLDSATGFRRLAPFLRNDFNLLVPDMPGFGLSPLPKVKYLYQVDVFADLLYNSIRKLVLNDLVLAGHSMGSLIAMMIAIRDSEKEKRVRRLVLLSPGGIPHPQRDEMRKLLFPSKTEEIERLLTALYQENIPELGCIAKRALLSQWNNLAHKFLTENTLDREKEIFLGKKLSVVSQKALIISGTEDPITDPPMVKKLHSYLKGSKLVWIPNAKHALHMERPKEVAEKINSWL; this is encoded by the coding sequence ATGGATTTTGTATACGAACTTTTTCTTCGAAATTATACCAGACAAAAAATTAAGTTTATGGAGAAGGAACTGGGCTTTCAGCGCCTTCATGTAGACCTCGGCGGGCACAAAATTTTCTTCTTAAAGAGACCTTCTGCCCAAGGTTCCGACAAAACTCTTTTTTTCATACACGGACTACTGGATTCTGCCACAGGATTCAGGAGACTGGCTCCTTTTTTACGAAATGACTTCAATCTTTTGGTTCCGGATATGCCGGGTTTTGGATTAAGTCCTCTTCCTAAAGTGAAATATTTGTACCAAGTTGACGTATTTGCTGATCTTCTTTACAATTCGATCCGCAAACTCGTGTTAAACGATCTGGTCTTGGCGGGACATTCTATGGGATCTTTGATCGCGATGATGATCGCAATTCGAGATTCTGAAAAAGAAAAAAGGGTTCGGAGACTTGTGTTGCTCTCTCCCGGCGGAATTCCGCATCCACAAAGAGACGAAATGAGGAAATTACTCTTTCCATCTAAAACGGAAGAGATCGAAAGGCTTCTTACCGCTTTGTATCAGGAGAATATTCCGGAATTAGGCTGTATCGCCAAAAGGGCTCTGCTAAGTCAGTGGAATAATTTAGCCCACAAATTCTTAACGGAAAACACTCTGGACAGAGAAAAAGAAATTTTTCTAGGTAAAAAACTCTCCGTAGTTTCCCAAAAAGCTCTGATCATTTCCGGGACGGAAGATCCGATCACAGATCCTCCTATGGTGAAAAAATTACATTCTTATTTAAAGGGAAGCAAACTGGTCTGGATCCCGAATGCGAAACACGCTCTCCATATGGAAAGACCGAAAGAAGTCGCCGAGAAGATCAATTCCTGGCTTTGA
- a CDS encoding response regulator, which yields MEKVKIAIVEDNSEFAQTCANTLSVMEEVDQVEVFSSTEDLSQNHRDKFDLVFMDIVLPGKSGIDYIKERSDFDNDPKYIMLSTLDTDDALIQAMKAGAVGFVLKKDLKDIKEVARMVMREGGILSPGAAAKVISFFRKPPTKETHSLTPREREILDHIINGYRTKEIARNFGTKEGTVRIQIKSIFKKLQVNSRVDLVRKYSRF from the coding sequence ATGGAAAAAGTAAAGATCGCTATAGTTGAAGATAATTCCGAGTTTGCTCAGACTTGTGCAAACACTCTCTCCGTGATGGAAGAAGTAGATCAGGTAGAAGTTTTTTCTTCTACCGAAGACTTATCGCAAAATCATCGGGATAAATTCGATCTTGTATTTATGGATATAGTCCTGCCTGGAAAATCAGGGATAGACTATATAAAAGAAAGGTCCGATTTTGATAACGATCCTAAATATATTATGCTTTCTACGTTAGATACCGATGATGCTTTGATACAGGCTATGAAGGCAGGCGCAGTCGGATTCGTTCTTAAAAAGGATCTAAAAGATATAAAAGAAGTAGCGAGAATGGTGATGAGAGAAGGCGGAATACTTTCTCCGGGTGCTGCGGCAAAAGTGATTTCATTTTTTAGAAAACCTCCGACCAAAGAGACACATTCTTTAACTCCAAGAGAAAGAGAAATTTTGGATCATATAATCAACGGTTATAGAACTAAAGAAATCGCACGTAACTTTGGAACTAAAGAAGGTACTGTTCGGATCCAGATCAAAAGTATTTTCAAAAAATTACAGGTAAACTCGAGGGTAGATCTGGTCCGTAAGTATTCTCGCTTCTAA
- a CDS encoding lysophospholipid acyltransferase family protein: MKIAIFSFLATTILKIIYMTVRWTGIHVPKKSEELLLQKKGFVLALWHNQIPFIIDFTYKFYVKRYGLEVIPMASQSKDGELVTRVIAHFGMRPKRGSSKRGGASALKALVQDAKKGSISLITPDGPTGPVYTLKPGIIQLASLTGFPILSYYAKYDHYKIVQSWDRTPVPKLFSKAEFFISEPFYVPKLKGEGDLEIWRKKFETFMLDQIGISQQEAENLREEVRLAAETKRTHK, encoded by the coding sequence ATGAAGATCGCGATTTTTTCATTCCTTGCCACCACCATATTAAAAATTATTTATATGACCGTTCGCTGGACAGGCATACATGTCCCAAAAAAATCGGAAGAGCTACTTCTCCAAAAAAAAGGTTTCGTTCTTGCGCTTTGGCATAATCAAATCCCGTTCATTATAGATTTTACATATAAATTTTACGTAAAACGTTACGGCTTAGAAGTTATCCCAATGGCCTCTCAATCAAAAGACGGAGAATTAGTAACTAGAGTGATCGCTCATTTCGGAATGAGACCAAAAAGAGGTTCCAGTAAAAGAGGAGGAGCTTCCGCGCTTAAAGCATTGGTCCAAGACGCTAAAAAAGGAAGTATCAGTCTGATCACCCCCGACGGCCCCACCGGCCCAGTTTATACTCTCAAACCGGGGATCATCCAATTGGCATCCTTGACGGGGTTTCCCATATTATCCTATTACGCTAAGTATGACCATTATAAGATCGTACAAAGTTGGGACCGGACTCCTGTTCCAAAACTGTTCTCAAAGGCTGAATTTTTTATATCGGAACCGTTTTACGTTCCAAAACTAAAGGGTGAAGGAGATCTCGAAATTTGGAGAAAAAAATTCGAGACATTCATGTTGGATCAAATAGGAATTTCCCAGCAAGAAGCGGAAAATTTACGGGAAGAGGTAAGGCTCGCAGCGGAAACTAAAAGAACTCATAAATAA
- a CDS encoding FAD-binding oxidoreductase, which produces MSISQENKNKLKSLLGEERVFFRDETRMDQTTFLSFGMDRTKVYVPDYEILTFPKNTQEVSEIVKFAFENDIKIVPSGGRTGYAGGAVAKSGEIVISLTKMDQVLDFDPFFGSLTVQAGMITKNLHKEAEERGFYFPVDFAATGSSHIGGNIATNAGGVRVVHYGLIRQWVLGLKVVTGTGEILEFNGEILKNNTGYDLKHLFIGSEGTLGIITECTLKLTKKPADNRILFTAVPDFPSILELFKETHNMSLPILAFEFLTKYCLDKVMDHLDVPDPFPEASPYYVLMEFEITEESDDDKLFSFLETIMEKGYVSDGSLAQNSRQAETFWKYREGISESISIDYTVHKNDISLPLRNMNPFLEDMQALLSSKYPGFEIALFGHIGDGNLHLNIVKPKDLSDAEFFSQCKKVDPSMFELLQKHHGSISAEHGIGLLKKDFLHFSRSSAEIEVMKMIKKALDPKNLLNPGKILP; this is translated from the coding sequence ATGAGTATTAGCCAGGAAAATAAAAATAAACTCAAGTCCCTATTGGGAGAAGAAAGGGTTTTTTTCAGGGATGAAACCCGAATGGATCAAACCACATTCCTTTCTTTCGGAATGGACAGGACAAAAGTATATGTTCCGGATTACGAAATTCTAACATTTCCTAAAAACACGCAAGAAGTTTCGGAAATTGTAAAGTTCGCATTCGAGAACGATATTAAGATCGTTCCATCCGGAGGAAGGACCGGTTACGCAGGCGGAGCAGTAGCTAAATCCGGAGAAATAGTGATCTCTCTTACTAAAATGGATCAAGTTTTGGATTTCGATCCGTTCTTCGGCTCCTTAACCGTACAAGCAGGGATGATCACAAAAAACCTGCACAAAGAAGCGGAAGAGAGAGGATTTTATTTTCCTGTAGATTTTGCCGCCACAGGCTCTTCTCATATAGGCGGAAATATTGCGACTAACGCAGGCGGAGTCCGAGTAGTTCATTACGGATTGATCCGCCAATGGGTCTTAGGACTAAAAGTAGTAACCGGAACGGGAGAAATCCTCGAGTTTAACGGAGAGATCCTAAAGAACAATACCGGCTACGATCTCAAACATCTATTCATAGGCTCCGAAGGAACATTGGGGATCATCACCGAATGCACCTTAAAGCTTACTAAAAAACCGGCGGACAATCGGATACTTTTCACTGCAGTTCCTGATTTTCCTTCCATATTAGAATTATTTAAAGAAACTCATAATATGTCTCTGCCCATTCTGGCATTTGAGTTTTTGACCAAATATTGTTTAGATAAGGTGATGGACCATTTAGATGTTCCGGATCCTTTTCCCGAAGCAAGTCCATATTATGTTTTAATGGAATTCGAGATCACCGAAGAATCCGACGATGATAAATTATTCTCATTTTTAGAGACCATTATGGAAAAAGGTTATGTTTCCGACGGAAGCCTTGCCCAGAACTCCAGACAAGCAGAGACCTTTTGGAAATACAGAGAAGGTATCAGCGAATCCATTTCCATAGACTATACGGTTCATAAGAACGATATATCTCTCCCTTTGCGAAATATGAATCCTTTCTTGGAAGATATGCAGGCTTTACTTTCCTCCAAATATCCAGGTTTTGAGATTGCACTTTTCGGTCATATCGGAGATGGAAATCTTCACTTGAATATAGTAAAACCGAAGGATCTTTCGGACGCGGAGTTTTTCTCCCAATGCAAAAAAGTAGACCCTTCTATGTTTGAACTATTACAAAAACATCATGGATCGATTAGCGCGGAACATGGGATCGGTCTTTTGAAAAAAGACTTTTTACATTTTTCTCGTTCTTCCGCCGAGATAGAAGTGATGAAAATGATCAAAAAAGCTTTAGATCCTAAAAATCTTTTGAATCCGGGGAAAATTCTCCCCTAA